AATTTTTCCAGAGGCCTCATGAAAACTGGTCATACCGATTTTTTTTCCTATTAAACCTGACATGTTATCTTTTTATTTTTAAATTACACTTTTATTTCTATTTCAACTCCACGTGGAAGTTCTAACTTCATCAATTCTTCAATAGTTTTTGAAGATTGATTGTAGTAAATATCTATCAAACGTTTATAAGTAAAAAGCTGAAATTGTTCACGCGATTTCTTATTAACAAAGGTAGAGCGGTTTACAGTAAAGATTTTTTTATCTGTTGGTAACGGAATTGGACCATTTACCACCGCATTAGTTGCTTTCACAATCTTAACAATCTTTTCAGCAGATTTATCCACTAAATAGTGATCGTACGATTTTAATTTAATTCTTATTTTTTGGCTCACTGTATATATTTTTTCAGTTTAACTTCATTTTATTAAATTACAATATTAATTCCTTTCATTTTAAATACTATTTCCTGAGCTAATTCGCTTGGCATAATATTATAATGAGAAAATTCCATATTCATGTTTGCTCTTCCTGATGTTAGGCTCCTTAATGTCGTAACATATCCAAATGTTTCTCCAAGCGGAATTAAAGATTTTACTGTTGTAGAATAATTATTTACTTCTATTCCCAATATTTCTCCGCGACGACGATTAATATCTCCGGTAACATCACCAACATATTCATCAGGAGTATCAACTTCTAACTTCATTATTGGTTCGAGCAAATTACTTTTTATTTTACGAGAAGCTTCCTTAAAAGCAATAGTTCCACAAATTTCAAAAGCTAAAGCATCGCTTTCAGTACTCATCTGAGCATCTAATAATTCAACTTTAGCGCAATAAACAGGATAACCTGCCATAACACCTGTTTCCATAGCAGATTTTATGCCTTTTTCTACTGCAACTACAAATTCTTTTGATAAAACACTTGCTTTTGTGCTATTAATAAATTCCAATCCTCTATTTTCAATTGGAGCTGGAGAAACTTTTATTTCGATTTCTGCAAAACGTCCACGTCCGCCTGCTTGCTTGCGATATGTTTCTCTATGAGTTATAGTGTCAGCAATTGCCTCTCTATAAGCAACTTGTGGTTTGCCTAATGTGCAATCTACATTTGACTCTCTTTTTAAACGGTCAACAATAATATCAAGGTGCAATTCACCCATACCACTTATTATTGTTTGTCCTGTTTCATCATCTTGTCTAATAGTAAAAGTTGGATCTTCTTCTGCAATTTTCAGCAAACAAGTATTTAGCTTTTCAACATCATTTTGAGTTTTTGGTTCTATTGCAATGCTAACAACGGGTTCTGGGAAATCCATAGACTCAAAAATAATAGGGTGTTTTTCATCACAAAGAGTATCACCTGTACGAACATTTTTCAATCCTATTATAGCACAAATATCTCCGGCTTCTATACTTTCAATAGGATTTTGTTTATTAGAGTGCATTCTAATTAATCTTGAAGCACGTTCTTTTTGCTCTGTATTTGCGTTATAAGCCATTGTTCCTGCCTTCAAAGAACCGGAATAAACTCTTGTAAAAGCTAAACGCCCAACGTAAGGGTCATTAACAATTTTAAAAACTAATGCACTAAACGGAGCATCTGCTGAATTTTTTCTTGATTCATCATTGCCTGTTTTAGGATTAATTCCACTTATTTGCACAACTTCTTCAGGTGAAGGTAAAAAGTAAACAACACCATCTAATAAAGATTGAACTCCTTTATTTTTGAAAGAGGAGCCGCAAAAAACAGGAAAAGCCCTATTTTCAATAGTTGCTTTGCGTAATTGTTTTCTAATATCTTCAGGTGAAATGCTTTTAGGATTTTCTATAAATCTCTCAAACAATTCTGCATCTTCTTCAGCTGCACCTTCAATTAATTTCAGTCTGTATTCATTTACAGTATCAAGCATGTTTTCAGGAATAGGAATTTCTTCAAAATCTTTTCCTAAGCTATCATCATTCCAAACAAATGCTTTATTTTCAATTAGGTCAACAATTCCTTCAAAATTATCTTCAGCCCCAATTGGTAATTGTACAATAATTGGATTTGCATGCAATTTTTCGCGAATTTGATTAACAACTCTTAAAAAATCTGCCCCTTGCCTATCCATTTTATTGACATAGCAGATGCGAGGAACATGATATTTGTTAGCTTGACGCCAAACAGTTTCACTTTGAGGCTGCACAGCACCAACAGCACAAAAAACAGCGATAGCTCCATCAAGAACTCTTAATGAACGTTCAACTTCAACAGTAAAGTCCACGTGTCCGGGAGTGTCTATAATATTTACATGAAATTTTTCATCTCCAACAATCCAATAAACCGTAGTAGCTGCAGAAGTAATAGTTATTCCACGTTCTTGTTCTTGTACCATCCAGTCCATTGTGGCGGCACCGTCGTCAACTTCTCCAATTTCATAATTTATCCCAGAATAATAAAGAATACGCTCCGTTGTCGTTGTTTTACCAGCGTCAATGTGAGCCATAATGCCAATATTCCTTATTTGAGATAAATTTGTCATTTAAACTAATTAAAATCTAAAATGGGAGAATGCTTTATTCGCCTCAGCCATTCTGTGAATATCTTCTTTTCTTTTGAATGCAGAACCTTCTTCTTTATAGGCTGCAAGAACTTCTGCTGCAAGTTTTGAAGCCATGGATTTTTCATGACGTTTGCGAGCAAAACTAATTAAATTCTTCATCCCGATACTGCTTTTACGTTCAGGACGGATTTCTGAAGGGATTTGGAAAGTAGCACCACCAATACGACGGCTTCTAACTTCAACAGAAGGAGTTACATTTTCAAGAGCTTTTTTGAAAACTTCTAATCCATTTTCCTTAGATTTTTCAGAAATCAGGTCAATAGCATCGTAAAAAATCTGATATGCTGTATTTTTCTTTCCATTCAGCATCATATTATTTACAAACTTTGTTACTTCTTGGTCACCAAATTTGGGATCAGGAAGAATAATTCTTTTTCTGGGTTTTGATTTTCTCATATAGTCCCGATATTATTCGATTTATGCTTTTTTCTTAGGTTTTTTTGCTCCATATTTCGAGCGGCGTTGCAAACGTCCTTCTACACCTGCTGTGTCAAGTGCACCACGAACAATGTGGTAGCGAACACCAGGAAGGTCTTTTACTCTACCACCACGAACAAGAACGATACTGTGTTCTTGT
This is a stretch of genomic DNA from Bacteroidales bacterium. It encodes these proteins:
- the rpsJ gene encoding 30S ribosomal protein S10, with the translated sequence MSQKIRIKLKSYDHYLVDKSAEKIVKIVKATNAVVNGPIPLPTDKKIFTVNRSTFVNKKSREQFQLFTYKRLIDIYYNQSSKTIEELMKLELPRGVEIEIKV
- the fusA gene encoding elongation factor G, producing MTNLSQIRNIGIMAHIDAGKTTTTERILYYSGINYEIGEVDDGAATMDWMVQEQERGITITSAATTVYWIVGDEKFHVNIIDTPGHVDFTVEVERSLRVLDGAIAVFCAVGAVQPQSETVWRQANKYHVPRICYVNKMDRQGADFLRVVNQIREKLHANPIIVQLPIGAEDNFEGIVDLIENKAFVWNDDSLGKDFEEIPIPENMLDTVNEYRLKLIEGAAEEDAELFERFIENPKSISPEDIRKQLRKATIENRAFPVFCGSSFKNKGVQSLLDGVVYFLPSPEEVVQISGINPKTGNDESRKNSADAPFSALVFKIVNDPYVGRLAFTRVYSGSLKAGTMAYNANTEQKERASRLIRMHSNKQNPIESIEAGDICAIIGLKNVRTGDTLCDEKHPIIFESMDFPEPVVSIAIEPKTQNDVEKLNTCLLKIAEEDPTFTIRQDDETGQTIISGMGELHLDIIVDRLKRESNVDCTLGKPQVAYREAIADTITHRETYRKQAGGRGRFAEIEIKVSPAPIENRGLEFINSTKASVLSKEFVVAVEKGIKSAMETGVMAGYPVYCAKVELLDAQMSTESDALAFEICGTIAFKEASRKIKSNLLEPIMKLEVDTPDEYVGDVTGDINRRRGEILGIEVNNYSTTVKSLIPLGETFGYVTTLRSLTSGRANMNMEFSHYNIMPSELAQEIVFKMKGINIVI
- the rpsG gene encoding 30S ribosomal protein S7 is translated as MRKSKPRKRIILPDPKFGDQEVTKFVNNMMLNGKKNTAYQIFYDAIDLISEKSKENGLEVFKKALENVTPSVEVRSRRIGGATFQIPSEIRPERKSSIGMKNLISFARKRHEKSMASKLAAEVLAAYKEEGSAFKRKEDIHRMAEANKAFSHFRF